A genomic stretch from Elusimicrobiota bacterium includes:
- a CDS encoding DUF3383 family protein produces the protein MSSSPAVGVSLANVISISVSATPTGLGIPNVNTILLASKEARPAGWAQSKVFGIYKDAAAVAADCGSESEAAAIADAVFAQNPNMLLTNGYLVIAPRIAAVAAKKTIQDILYTAIVAEEDGDDITIAYTTGATHGAEVVSVAGSAVSVQIASGVSTATEVLAALTAYNVAHPTALLPVSFSITGTAGTAQVAVSATHLAGGVDIESIADCIARIAPKVFFFGILIDEEVVDLAGLSTYVQTLDKVLAYASSDVSELDPGEALDLLRTALKTNTRGLYYGMTAKPWIFAAAYLGRALSADFDGGQVGTMNLKQLVGIDPDTTIDDTVLLAAKTAGVDVYPYVQGVQEVLTSGANAYWDQVYCRYWLKFALQVAGFNYLAGTLFKIPQTESGMDGMKDAYRQVLVKALANGYAAPGSWQSSTTFGSPVDLRRCVAEIGYYVYSTPVALQSSTDRADRKAPLVQIALKEAGAIHSAAVAVIVNP, from the coding sequence ATGAGCAGCTCTCCCGCCGTCGGCGTCTCCCTCGCCAACGTCATCTCCATCTCCGTGTCGGCCACGCCGACCGGCCTGGGCATCCCCAACGTCAACACCATCCTGCTAGCCTCCAAGGAGGCCCGGCCCGCCGGCTGGGCGCAGAGCAAGGTGTTCGGGATATACAAGGACGCGGCCGCCGTCGCCGCGGATTGCGGCTCGGAGTCCGAGGCCGCCGCCATCGCCGATGCCGTCTTCGCGCAGAACCCCAACATGCTGCTGACCAACGGGTACCTGGTCATAGCGCCGCGCATCGCCGCCGTGGCCGCCAAGAAGACGATCCAGGACATCCTCTACACGGCGATCGTAGCCGAAGAGGACGGCGACGACATCACCATCGCCTACACGACCGGGGCCACTCACGGGGCCGAGGTCGTCTCCGTGGCCGGCAGCGCGGTGAGCGTCCAGATCGCGTCCGGGGTGAGCACCGCCACCGAGGTCCTGGCCGCGCTGACCGCCTACAACGTGGCCCATCCCACTGCCCTGCTGCCGGTGTCCTTCAGCATCACCGGCACGGCGGGGACCGCCCAGGTCGCGGTGTCGGCCACCCACCTGGCCGGCGGCGTCGACATAGAGAGCATTGCGGACTGCATCGCCCGCATCGCGCCGAAGGTCTTCTTCTTCGGCATCCTCATCGACGAAGAGGTCGTCGACCTGGCGGGCCTGTCCACCTACGTGCAGACCCTGGACAAGGTCCTCGCCTACGCCTCCAGCGACGTCTCCGAGCTGGACCCCGGAGAGGCCCTGGACCTGCTGCGCACCGCGCTCAAGACCAACACCCGCGGCCTCTACTACGGCATGACGGCGAAACCTTGGATTTTCGCGGCCGCCTACCTCGGCCGCGCGCTGTCCGCGGACTTCGACGGCGGCCAGGTCGGGACCATGAACCTCAAGCAACTGGTCGGCATCGACCCCGACACCACCATCGACGACACCGTGCTCCTGGCGGCCAAGACCGCGGGCGTGGACGTCTACCCCTACGTGCAGGGCGTCCAGGAGGTCCTCACGAGCGGAGCCAACGCTTACTGGGACCAGGTCTACTGCCGCTACTGGCTGAAGTTCGCGCTGCAGGTGGCGGGGTTCAACTACCTGGCCGGCACCCTGTTCAAGATCCCGCAGACGGAGAGCGGAATGGACGGGATGAAGGACGCCTACCGCCAGGTGCTGGTCAAGGCCCTCGCCAACGGCTACGCCGCCCCCGGGAGCTGGCAGAGCTCCACGACCTTCGGGAGCCCTGTGGACCTGCGGCGCTGCGTGGCAGAGATCGGCTACTACGTCTACAGCACGCCGGTGGCGCTGCAGAGCTCCACGGACCGCGCGGACCGCAAGGCCCCGCTGGTCCAGATCGCCCTGAAGGAAGCCGGCGCCATCCACTCGGCCGCCGTCGCCGTCATCGTCAACCCCTAA